A part of Blastocatellia bacterium genomic DNA contains:
- a CDS encoding mechanosensitive ion channel — protein MSLFGVASFIFQLFSQALIKEFVVNGAAWFILATIFGAVLVARIAPGKRKRLRSVLIPILLYAISLLAAILLEINADAIYGSYSRAFATAFISVALINLGSLLVFDVILDSLHLKLPRLLRDTTVILTYIVTILVILSSRGINVAGLLTTSAIISAVIGLSLQDTLGNIIAGFALQIEHVVQPDDWIKIDPYIGRVKEIRWRQTVLETRNWETVLVPNSQLMKSQVLIYGRRHNQPLQTRRWVYFNVDFRYTPNEVIECVEQALQTNPIPNVADEPRINVVLMDFKDSYCSYAVRYWLTDLAADDPTDSNVRIRVYFALKRAGIPLSIPAQGIFVTELSNKREIRKQEQEIEQRLADLRRIELFHTMNETELRELVGHLRYAPFAKGEVITRQGAEAHWLYIINKGEVSVRVAVAGSSLNGSRPPSKSLVVEKEVSRLKAGNFFGEMSLLTGEPRTATIVALEEVECYRLDKAAFQNILSERPEIAEDIAHMLARRKIELESITEGLDKETGNKQVGERQVHILHSIKDFFGL, from the coding sequence ATGTCTTTATTTGGAGTTGCCAGTTTTATTTTTCAATTATTTTCCCAAGCTTTGATTAAAGAATTTGTGGTTAATGGTGCTGCTTGGTTTATTTTAGCTACTATTTTTGGAGCGGTTTTAGTAGCACGAATAGCCCCTGGCAAACGCAAAAGATTAAGATCTGTACTAATTCCTATACTTCTTTACGCAATTTCTTTACTAGCTGCAATACTCTTAGAAATAAATGCAGATGCAATTTATGGTTCTTATAGTAGGGCTTTTGCTACGGCTTTTATTAGCGTTGCTTTGATTAATTTAGGATCGCTACTAGTTTTTGATGTAATTTTGGATAGTTTACACTTAAAGTTACCTCGTTTACTACGTGACACCACAGTAATTTTAACTTATATAGTAACAATTCTAGTAATACTTTCATCTAGGGGAATAAATGTTGCAGGTTTACTAACGACATCTGCAATTATTTCAGCCGTTATAGGCTTATCTCTACAAGATACTTTAGGAAATATTATTGCAGGTTTTGCTTTGCAGATTGAGCATGTAGTTCAACCAGATGATTGGATTAAAATAGATCCTTATATTGGTCGGGTAAAGGAAATTCGTTGGCGGCAAACTGTATTGGAAACAAGAAATTGGGAAACGGTTTTGGTTCCAAACAGTCAATTGATGAAAAGCCAAGTATTAATTTATGGACGACGACATAACCAGCCTTTACAAACAAGACGTTGGGTATATTTTAATGTAGATTTTCGTTATACACCAAATGAAGTTATTGAATGTGTAGAGCAAGCTTTGCAAACTAACCCTATACCTAATGTAGCGGATGAACCTAGAATTAATGTGGTTTTAATGGATTTTAAGGATAGTTATTGCTCTTATGCAGTGCGTTATTGGCTAACTGATTTAGCAGCAGATGACCCAACGGATTCTAATGTACGTATTAGGGTGTATTTTGCCTTAAAACGTGCTGGAATACCTTTATCTATACCAGCACAAGGTATTTTTGTTACAGAATTAAGCAACAAACGAGAGATCCGTAAACAAGAACAAGAAATAGAACAACGTTTAGCCGATTTACGGCGTATTGAACTTTTTCATACAATGAATGAAACAGAGTTAAGGGAATTAGTTGGTCATCTTCGTTATGCTCCTTTTGCAAAAGGGGAGGTAATTACTAGACAAGGTGCAGAAGCACATTGGTTATACATAATTAATAAGGGTGAAGTTTCAGTACGAGTAGCAGTAGCAGGTAGTAGTCTTAATGGTAGTAGACCACCTAGCAAGTCTTTAGTAGTAGAAAAAGAAGTATCTCGTTTAAAAGCGGGTAATTTTTTTGGTGAAATGTCTTTACTTACAGGTGAACCTCGTACAGCTACAATAGTTGCTTTAGAGGAAGTAGAATGTTATCGCTTAGACAAGGCCGCTTTTCAAAATATTCTTTCTGAACGTCCAGAAATTGCCGAAGATATAGCTCATATGCTTGCTAGACGTAAAATTGAGCTAGAATCTATAACAGAAGGTTTAGATAAAGAGACTGGCAATAAACAAGTTGGAGAAAGGCAAGTGCATATCTTGCATTCAATTAAGGATTTCTTTGGTCTATAA
- a CDS encoding creatininase family protein — protein sequence MFKFILGFLFFCLIFVNPTFSQTKDLVSTREMNKINWLEFKEVVPAKINTVILPVGTLEPHGVTANGADNIAPEAIAQKIAPEINALIAPTLPYGMTGSMSNYPGAFEISDTVYRAFVKEILQGLVQNGFKNIIIMNGHGGGQTAALQAVAGEVANSNRGSRTLVINWWSFTSEITKDVFGQDGGHAGNNETAFIQAIDPKLVHPEKYSKDMAIAYPRPGTWSATPFPSSIGLYQPGQGYPDFDEKKAKIYFERVTQAIADLVKDTIKRWDLAGV from the coding sequence ATGTTTAAGTTTATCTTAGGCTTTTTATTCTTTTGTTTGATTTTTGTTAACCCTACTTTTAGCCAAACTAAAGACCTAGTTTCTACAAGGGAAATGAATAAAATTAATTGGCTAGAATTTAAGGAGGTTGTACCAGCAAAAATTAATACTGTAATTTTGCCTGTAGGCACATTAGAGCCTCATGGAGTTACTGCTAATGGGGCAGATAATATTGCACCTGAAGCTATTGCACAAAAAATTGCTCCAGAAATTAATGCACTAATTGCACCTACTTTGCCCTATGGGATGACCGGAAGTATGTCAAATTATCCAGGTGCTTTTGAAATTTCAGACACAGTTTACCGAGCATTTGTTAAGGAAATCTTACAGGGTTTAGTACAAAATGGTTTTAAGAATATTATTATTATGAATGGTCATGGAGGTGGGCAAACTGCTGCACTACAAGCGGTTGCAGGCGAAGTAGCTAACAGTAATCGTGGCAGTCGAACACTTGTAATTAACTGGTGGTCTTTTACTAGTGAAATTACTAAAGACGTGTTTGGTCAAGATGGCGGACATGCTGGAAATAATGAAACAGCTTTTATTCAAGCTATAGATCCTAAATTAGTACATCCAGAAAAATATTCTAAAGATATGGCAATTGCTTATCCTCGTCCAGGAACCTGGAGCGCGACCCCGTTTCCATCGTCTATTGGACTTTATCAACCGGGTCAAGGCTATCCTGATTTTGATGAGAAAAAAGCAAAAATTTACTTTGAGCGAGTTACCCAAGCTATAGCAGACTTAGTTAAAGACACTATAAAACGTTGGGATTTAGCTGGGGTATAG
- a CDS encoding LON peptidase substrate-binding domain-containing protein codes for MSSTELFNTKEIPVFPLSVVLLPGALLPLHIFEERYKEMIKDCLESDKVFGLTYSAENETGPPAIGAIGSLAQIMAVVPLDGGRMNILTVGTTRYKTLKYVGNKAYLKAEVELISDQTDDYDNNALMLEVRKLYDRAAEALKALNDEQTLPKELPETPEDFSFAIGAVLQLSTEKKQMLLELRSSGLRLNKLRKYLSSIIDDYETRAQIHSRAKRNGHGSSEALKTLKNEFKD; via the coding sequence ATGTCATCAACAGAATTATTTAACACCAAAGAAATACCTGTCTTCCCATTATCTGTAGTGTTACTGCCAGGTGCATTACTACCACTACATATCTTTGAAGAACGCTATAAGGAAATGATCAAAGATTGTTTAGAAAGTGATAAAGTTTTTGGTCTAACCTACTCAGCAGAAAATGAAACAGGGCCGCCTGCCATTGGTGCTATTGGTTCATTGGCTCAAATTATGGCTGTAGTTCCCTTGGATGGCGGACGAATGAATATTTTAACTGTTGGAACTACTCGCTATAAAACATTAAAATATGTTGGAAATAAGGCTTACTTAAAAGCAGAAGTAGAGCTTATTTCTGACCAAACAGATGACTATGACAATAACGCTTTGATGCTAGAAGTTAGAAAACTTTATGACCGTGCAGCAGAAGCATTAAAAGCACTAAATGATGAACAAACTTTGCCAAAAGAACTTCCCGAAACACCAGAAGATTTTTCTTTTGCCATAGGAGCAGTGTTACAACTATCTACAGAAAAAAAACAAATGCTTTTAGAACTGCGTTCTAGCGGGCTAAGGCTTAATAAACTGCGTAAGTATTTATCATCAATAATTGATGATTATGAAACACGCGCTCAAATCCATAGCCGCGCTAAACGCAATGGTCATGGCTCGTCAGAAGCATTAAAAACCTTAAAAAATGAATTTAAGGATTAA
- a CDS encoding ROK family protein yields MKEDKLYIGIVLEGAQIKTALVDSSGQILLEQTNRVAQRKTTELTQQLIELITSFKQKVPQYGQLVAVGVGIPGLINLKTNKIEVLPNLPQISTNTLYDDIVQATGVEVIFDNDANLGAYGEWQCGAAQGYQNIIYVTVGTGIGSGIILNGQMWRGTTGFAGELGHTTINVDGIECACGNVGCLETVASGPNIVRRMQQRLYRDRTSSLTRLFIPRDREMTHEDIVQAAISGDELSQVVFERTGHYLGIAVASLINLFNPEVVVFGGSVMAVGNILLKPIIAETKQRAFRPSFDHCQIVAAKLGTSSGVIGAAILARDTFKKT; encoded by the coding sequence ATGAAAGAAGATAAACTATATATTGGTATTGTTTTAGAAGGAGCGCAGATTAAAACCGCGCTTGTTGATAGCTCTGGTCAGATTTTGTTAGAACAAACCAATAGAGTTGCCCAGCGTAAAACAACAGAACTAACTCAACAATTAATTGAACTAATTACAAGCTTTAAGCAAAAAGTTCCTCAATATGGGCAGTTGGTAGCAGTTGGCGTTGGGATACCTGGACTTATCAATCTTAAAACTAATAAAATTGAAGTTTTGCCTAATTTGCCACAAATATCAACTAATACGCTTTATGATGATATTGTTCAAGCTACAGGTGTAGAAGTAATTTTTGATAATGATGCTAATTTAGGGGCTTATGGCGAATGGCAATGCGGAGCAGCCCAGGGTTATCAAAATATTATTTATGTTACTGTTGGAACTGGAATTGGGTCAGGAATTATTCTTAATGGTCAAATGTGGCGTGGAACAACAGGTTTTGCTGGTGAATTAGGTCATACAACTATTAATGTAGATGGGATAGAATGCGCTTGTGGCAATGTTGGCTGTTTAGAAACCGTTGCCTCTGGGCCAAACATTGTCCGACGAATGCAACAACGTCTTTATAGAGATCGCACTTCTTCTTTAACTCGTCTTTTTATCCCTCGAGATCGAGAAATGACCCACGAAGATATTGTTCAAGCCGCTATTTCTGGAGATGAACTTTCTCAAGTGGTATTTGAACGTACTGGTCATTATTTAGGCATTGCTGTAGCAAGCTTAATTAATTTATTTAATCCTGAAGTAGTAGTTTTTGGTGGTAGCGTTATGGCTGTAGGAAATATTTTGCTCAAACCAATTATTGCAGAAACTAAGCAACGAGCCTTTAGACCTTCTTTTGACCATTGCCAAATAGTAGCCGCAAAACTAGGTACATCATCAGGTGTAATTGGTGCTGCAATCCTAGCACGAGACACTTTTAAGAAAACATAA
- a CDS encoding zinc ribbon domain-containing protein: MKNKLYSLELRIDQLLSELENYFRMQGHQVQIVPVAGGQVLQALKESTLSAITGQSSALTIKVLPHPQGTMVEIGSSKWIDKAAAGVIGYVLLPPLILFPIIGMYNQYRLSEEAWRIIDSFAARTQAANNPNNPNYAPPYNPGGWAANPPNTQPNWGSGNISQNCTNCGCWLSPGATFCSGCGVQVNRPSTPICKKCGTNNLAGARFCSSCGERFV; the protein is encoded by the coding sequence ATGAAAAATAAGCTCTATTCTTTAGAACTTAGAATTGATCAACTCCTATCAGAATTAGAAAACTATTTTCGTATGCAGGGTCATCAGGTTCAAATTGTCCCTGTTGCTGGTGGACAGGTTTTGCAAGCACTAAAAGAAAGCACACTTAGTGCTATTACTGGTCAATCATCAGCACTTACAATTAAAGTCTTACCTCATCCACAAGGAACAATGGTTGAAATAGGCTCATCTAAATGGATTGACAAGGCTGCGGCTGGAGTAATTGGTTATGTCCTACTGCCTCCACTAATACTATTCCCTATCATTGGTATGTATAACCAATATAGGCTTAGTGAAGAAGCCTGGCGAATTATTGATTCTTTTGCTGCTCGTACACAAGCGGCTAATAATCCTAATAATCCTAATTATGCACCTCCTTATAACCCTGGAGGGTGGGCAGCTAATCCACCTAATACACAACCAAACTGGGGCAGTGGAAATATCAGTCAAAATTGTACTAACTGTGGTTGTTGGTTAAGTCCTGGTGCTACTTTTTGTTCTGGCTGTGGAGTCCAAGTAAATAGACCTTCTACACCTATTTGTAAAAAATGTGGAACTAATAATTTAGCTGGAGCAAGATTTTGCTCTAGTTGTGGAGAAAGATTTGTTTAA
- a CDS encoding tetratricopeptide repeat protein, giving the protein MARRFNYFLITIIFLLASVSLTKAQVSNPNGVNDPSETGTLLKPLKPPKPKKQPKLRSAEEYLMRGAGFFDRQDYDLAIQDYTEALKKKKDYTQALLERGNVYMAKAVTFLSEEDREKGFADYKEAIKLDPNYLEARFNLAIAYYQTSKIDDAIAEYSQIISINPSYVDAYNNRAYAYRKKGNLDQAISDFSEAIKLNPTYSEAFFNRALIYKAKGAREKAIEDFKKVVELNNVANAVRFAKEELLELGIDANEYED; this is encoded by the coding sequence ATGGCTAGACGTTTTAATTATTTTTTAATTACCATAATTTTTCTATTAGCAAGTGTTTCACTAACAAAAGCGCAAGTATCTAACCCTAATGGGGTTAATGATCCTTCAGAAACAGGAACACTCTTAAAACCACTTAAACCCCCAAAACCAAAAAAACAACCTAAATTAAGAAGCGCGGAAGAATACTTAATGCGTGGAGCAGGATTTTTTGATAGACAAGACTATGATCTTGCGATTCAGGACTATACAGAAGCATTAAAAAAGAAAAAAGACTATACACAAGCTCTTTTAGAACGTGGTAATGTTTATATGGCAAAGGCAGTTACTTTTTTAAGTGAAGAAGATAGGGAAAAAGGCTTTGCTGATTATAAAGAGGCAATTAAACTTGACCCAAATTACCTAGAAGCTCGATTTAACTTAGCTATAGCCTATTATCAAACAAGTAAAATAGATGATGCAATTGCCGAATATAGTCAAATAATAAGTATTAATCCTAGCTATGTTGATGCTTATAATAACCGTGCTTATGCTTACCGTAAAAAAGGAAATCTTGACCAAGCAATAAGTGATTTTAGCGAAGCAATTAAACTTAATCCAACTTATTCAGAAGCCTTTTTTAATCGGGCATTAATTTATAAAGCAAAAGGAGCGCGTGAAAAGGCTATAGAAGATTTTAAGAAAGTTGTAGAATTAAATAATGTTGCTAACGCAGTACGTTTTGCTAAAGAGGAATTATTAGAATTAGGTATTGATGCAAATGAGTATGAAGACTAA
- a CDS encoding threonine/serine dehydratase has protein sequence MQLSDIQIAANKINPFIHQTPLLSSKTLSKLVGGEVRLKAENLQRAGAFKIRGALNKILSLTDQERSKGVVAFSSGNHAQGVALAAKLLNLQATIVMPEDAMELKVIATKAYGAEVVQSGVNAVTRSKVAAEIVEKTGSIMVPPFDDPFIVAGQGTIALEIFRDWSEVETIVVPLGGGGLSSGITLAATSINPKIRVYAVEPAAGNDGQESLRTGKIVSIAPPKTIADGARTTAIGQIPFSILRERITDIVTVEDISLLSAIKLLALYSKLVVEPTGALAVAALLEGKIPQPSKTVAVLSGGNIAPEILAQALTS, from the coding sequence ATGCAACTTTCAGATATTCAAATAGCTGCTAACAAAATCAACCCATTTATTCATCAAACACCATTACTCTCTAGTAAAACCCTTTCAAAACTTGTTGGTGGCGAAGTGCGACTAAAGGCAGAAAACTTACAACGTGCTGGAGCATTTAAGATTCGAGGAGCATTAAATAAAATTCTCTCCCTCACAGACCAAGAACGTAGCAAAGGTGTAGTAGCTTTTTCTTCTGGTAATCACGCTCAGGGAGTTGCTTTAGCTGCTAAATTGCTTAATCTACAAGCTACTATTGTAATGCCTGAAGATGCTATGGAGTTAAAAGTAATAGCTACAAAAGCTTATGGGGCCGAAGTAGTACAATCAGGGGTAAATGCTGTAACTCGTAGTAAAGTTGCAGCCGAAATTGTAGAAAAAACAGGCTCAATAATGGTTCCGCCATTTGATGACCCCTTTATTGTTGCAGGTCAAGGAACTATTGCACTAGAAATTTTTAGAGATTGGTCAGAAGTAGAAACTATTGTTGTACCCTTAGGCGGTGGTGGTTTGAGTTCTGGAATCACACTAGCAGCAACAAGTATTAATCCTAAAATTCGTGTTTATGCTGTTGAACCTGCTGCTGGCAATGATGGTCAAGAGTCTCTAAGAACTGGAAAAATTGTTAGCATTGCCCCTCCAAAAACAATTGCTGATGGAGCGCGAACTACTGCTATTGGGCAAATACCTTTCTCAATACTGCGTGAGCGTATTACTGACATTGTTACGGTAGAAGACATTAGCTTACTTTCAGCTATAAAACTATTAGCTCTTTACTCTAAGCTAGTAGTTGAACCTACAGGAGCTTTAGCTGTGGCTGCTTTGCTAGAAGGAAAAATCCCTCAGCCTTCAAAAACCGTTGCGGTTTTAAGTGGTGGCAATATAGCCCCAGAAATTCTAGCTCAAGCATTAACTAGCTAG
- a CDS encoding S1 RNA-binding domain-containing protein, translating to MTNNLNQAGTEMAEKDYSQDVAGKTPQNSVEDFGALLENFEAQSTLTPGEIVNGRVIKVSDRGVIIDIGFKSEGIVPIEEFMDSTDGKVLVQPNDEVAVMIKQLENSEGYVELSRAEAVHLQCWELIEKSL from the coding sequence ATGACTAACAACCTAAACCAAGCTGGTACTGAAATGGCAGAAAAAGACTATAGCCAAGATGTTGCTGGCAAAACCCCACAAAATTCCGTCGAAGACTTTGGTGCGTTGCTAGAAAACTTTGAAGCACAATCGACTTTAACTCCAGGAGAAATAGTTAATGGTCGTGTAATCAAAGTTTCTGATCGAGGTGTAATTATTGATATTGGATTTAAGTCAGAAGGAATTGTACCAATAGAAGAGTTTATGGACTCAACCGATGGAAAAGTTTTGGTACAACCCAATGATGAAGTTGCAGTAATGATTAAGCAACTAGAAAATAGTGAAGGCTATGTTGAGCTTTCTCGCGCAGAAGCCGTTCACTTGCAATGTTGGGAATTAATTGAAAAAAGCTTATAA
- a CDS encoding 30S ribosomal protein S1 — MKKAYNTKENLKGRVLERIKGGLKIDLGGITGFLPGSQVDIKPVRNLDAWKGREIPVKVLKVNRRRSNIVLSHKVVLEEEVSQRKNSTLEMIDEGVILEGKVKNITDYGVFIDLGGIDGLLHVTDICWGRVQNPNDMFKVDDALQVKVLKYDREKGRVSLGYKQLFPDPWDTVEERYPIGLRVRGKVVSIIDYGAFVELEEGVEGLVHISEMTWSKRTKHPAKIVSIGQLIDAVVLNIDTKEKRISLGLKQVLSNPWDSIAERYQVGSKVHGKVRNLTDFGAFVEIEDGIDGLVHVSDISWTKRIKHPSEVLKKGQQVEAIITALEPDKSRISLSIKDLEPNAWDKFFQTHKVGDVVKGKVVRFANFGAFVELAGGIEGLCHISELSDQRVEKADSAFQVGQELSFKILKLDEAQKKIGLSARSVGKELDPEDVNTYQNQESVASLGEIAQFSSLAASSDDGQEQ, encoded by the coding sequence TTGAAAAAAGCTTATAATACAAAGGAAAACTTAAAGGGTCGGGTACTAGAACGTATTAAAGGCGGTCTAAAGATAGACTTAGGTGGTATTACTGGTTTTTTACCTGGTAGTCAAGTAGACATTAAGCCTGTACGCAACCTAGATGCTTGGAAGGGAAGAGAAATCCCTGTCAAAGTATTAAAAGTAAATCGTCGTCGTTCTAATATTGTGCTTTCTCATAAAGTAGTTTTAGAGGAAGAAGTTTCTCAGCGTAAAAACTCTACTTTAGAAATGATAGATGAAGGCGTAATTTTAGAAGGAAAAGTCAAAAATATTACTGATTACGGTGTTTTTATTGATTTAGGTGGTATTGATGGCTTGCTTCACGTTACAGATATATGTTGGGGAAGAGTACAAAACCCCAATGATATGTTTAAGGTAGACGATGCTTTGCAAGTAAAAGTATTAAAATATGACCGTGAAAAAGGTCGAGTTAGCTTAGGCTATAAACAACTTTTCCCAGATCCTTGGGACACAGTTGAGGAACGTTATCCAATCGGGCTTCGTGTTAGAGGTAAGGTTGTTTCTATTATTGATTATGGTGCGTTTGTTGAGTTAGAAGAAGGTGTAGAAGGTTTAGTACACATTTCTGAAATGACTTGGTCAAAACGCACTAAACACCCAGCAAAAATAGTCTCTATTGGACAATTAATTGATGCAGTTGTGCTAAATATTGATACTAAAGAAAAACGTATTAGCCTAGGCTTAAAGCAAGTCTTATCTAATCCTTGGGATTCAATTGCAGAACGTTATCAAGTTGGCTCAAAAGTACATGGAAAAGTAAGAAATCTTACAGACTTTGGGGCTTTTGTTGAAATTGAAGATGGCATTGATGGTCTTGTACATGTTTCAGATATTTCTTGGACTAAGAGAATTAAACATCCTTCAGAAGTTCTAAAGAAAGGCCAACAAGTAGAAGCTATTATTACAGCATTAGAGCCAGATAAATCTCGTATTAGCTTATCAATAAAAGATTTAGAACCAAATGCTTGGGATAAATTCTTCCAAACTCATAAAGTTGGGGATGTAGTAAAAGGTAAAGTCGTACGTTTTGCTAATTTTGGTGCTTTTGTTGAGTTGGCAGGAGGTATTGAAGGTCTTTGCCATATTTCAGAGCTTTCTGATCAAAGAGTTGAAAAAGCTGACTCAGCTTTTCAGGTTGGTCAAGAGTTATCATTTAAGATATTAAAATTAGATGAAGCACAAAAGAAAATTGGGCTTTCTGCACGCTCTGTTGGTAAGGAATTAGACCCAGAAGATGTTAACACTTACCAAAATCAAGAGTCTGTTGCATCTTTAGGTGAAATTGCTCAATTCTCTTCTTTAGCAGCTAGCTCTGATGATGGACAAGAGCAATAA
- a CDS encoding superoxide dismutase, protein MITRRDAMKAITLGTVGAAVAESVPEVSGWNTIQDALPPAYAGTRKVKDLPYPPSKLKGLDEVMMTNHHAKNYTGTVGAVNKLEQQLATLNKDTPPFVRAGLKRRQIIMMNSVILHEHYFDNLGGDGKPSGKVVDLIKANWGSLEAWEAEYRGTGAGLAGGSGWVVLTYSLVDGSLHNICQDDHSVNYAMGRPLLAMDMYEHAYQKQFGPVVADYMKAFLENVNWDIVNKRLEQVASLKLG, encoded by the coding sequence ATGATAACTAGAAGAGATGCAATGAAAGCAATCACCCTAGGAACTGTTGGAGCCGCAGTAGCAGAAAGTGTTCCAGAGGTAAGCGGTTGGAATACAATTCAAGATGCTTTGCCACCAGCATATGCTGGCACTCGTAAAGTAAAAGATCTTCCTTATCCCCCTTCAAAATTAAAAGGTTTAGATGAAGTAATGATGACTAACCATCATGCTAAAAATTATACTGGTACTGTAGGTGCAGTAAATAAACTAGAACAACAATTAGCTACTCTTAATAAAGATACTCCTCCGTTTGTACGTGCTGGTCTAAAGAGACGACAAATAATAATGATGAATTCAGTAATTTTACATGAGCATTATTTTGATAATCTAGGTGGAGATGGTAAGCCATCAGGCAAAGTAGTAGATTTAATTAAAGCTAATTGGGGAAGTTTAGAAGCATGGGAAGCTGAATATCGCGGTACAGGTGCAGGTTTAGCAGGTGGTTCAGGTTGGGTAGTTTTAACTTACTCTTTAGTAGATGGATCACTACATAACATTTGCCAAGATGATCATTCAGTAAATTATGCTATGGGGCGACCATTGCTTGCTATGGATATGTATGAGCATGCATATCAAAAGCAATTTGGCCCAGTAGTTGCTGATTATATGAAAGCTTTTTTGGAAAATGTTAATTGGGATATAGTTAACAAACGACTAGAACAAGTAGCAAGTCTTAAACTTGGGTAA
- a CDS encoding HU family DNA-binding protein has protein sequence MNKKQLIQAIKKDTQLNNLQINQLITEIFETITNTLDENKKVNLQGFGGFSVCQARPRKGRNPNTGQMITVPARKVVRFQTSRVLKKQIKTNK, from the coding sequence ATGAATAAAAAACAACTTATCCAAGCAATCAAAAAAGATACCCAGCTAAATAACTTACAAATTAATCAATTAATAACTGAAATATTTGAAACAATTACAAATACATTAGATGAAAATAAAAAGGTTAATTTGCAAGGCTTCGGCGGTTTTTCTGTTTGCCAGGCTAGGCCACGTAAAGGACGAAACCCCAATACAGGACAAATGATAACAGTTCCTGCACGTAAAGTAGTACGATTTCAAACCAGCAGAGTCTTAAAAAAGCAAATAAAAACAAATAAATAA